In Populus trichocarpa isolate Nisqually-1 chromosome 16, P.trichocarpa_v4.1, whole genome shotgun sequence, a genomic segment contains:
- the LOC7465263 gene encoding uncharacterized protein LOC7465263 isoform X4 has product MFCLCVETSSRKEPCLPVLWFALLLQDLVWESDDGQCPSPLHFNISHTSSLIACGVTVNSPIGIDVEEKQRKIKNNILAFARRYFSLYEVEHLSAISDSEVQRQEFVKLWILKEAYVKALGRGFSAAPFKTFTIHEKDATNSGASEVVVESSDHPVSLTNNWQFGLFELASSHYAAVCMEKDKTSDVAMRVPMRLTVRKTIPFVEDICISGTDAVVPIAGLIKQV; this is encoded by the exons ATGTTTTGTCTATGCGTGGAGACCAGCTCCAGAAAAGAGCCTTGCTTGCCCGTACTTTGGTTCGCACTCCTATTGCAAGAT CTAGTGTGGGAAAGTGATGATGGCCAGTGCCCTTCTCCATTACATTTCAATATCTCACATACATCATCTTTGATAGCTTGTGGAGTGACTGTGAATTCGCCA ATTGGTATTGATGTAGAagagaagcaaagaaaaattaaaaacaatatcttaGCTTTTGCACGGCGGTATTTCTCTCTATATGAAGTGGAACACTTAAGTGCGATTTCTGACTCTGAAGTTCAGCGCCAGGAATTTGTAAAATTATGGATTCTCAAG GAGGCATATGTGAAAGCTTTGGGAAGAGGCTTCTCTGCTGCACCTTTCAAGACTTTCACAATTCACGAGAAGGATGCTACCAATTCTGGG GCATCTGAAGTAGTTGTGGAATCTTCCGACCACCCTGTGAGTCTCACAAACAACTGGCAATTTGGACTTTTTGAACTGGCCAGTTCTCATTATGCTGCCGTGTGCAtggaaaaagataaaacaagtGATGTTGCGATGAGGGTTCCAATGAGATTGACTGTAAGGAAAACCATTCCATTTGTCGAAGATATATGCATTTCTGGAACTGATGCAGTTGTACCTATTGCAGGCTTGATCAAACAAGTGTGA
- the LOC7465263 gene encoding uncharacterized protein LOC7465263 isoform X2: MELLSPCEKENVLSMRGDQLQKRALLARTLVRTPIARLWESDDGQCPSPLHFNISHTSSLIACGVTVNSPIGIDVEEKQRKIKNNILAFARRYFSLYEVEHLSAISDSEVQRQEFVKLWILKEAYVKALGRGFSAAPFKTFTIHEKDATNSGASEVVVESSDHPVSLTNNWQFGLFELASSHYAAVCMEKDKTSDVAMRVPMRLTVRKTIPFVEDICISGTDAVVPIAGLIKQV, translated from the exons ATGGAACTTCTATCTCCATGTGAGAAAGAAAATGTTTTGTCTATGCGTGGAGACCAGCTCCAGAAAAGAGCCTTGCTTGCCCGTACTTTGGTTCGCACTCCTATTGCAAGAT TGTGGGAAAGTGATGATGGCCAGTGCCCTTCTCCATTACATTTCAATATCTCACATACATCATCTTTGATAGCTTGTGGAGTGACTGTGAATTCGCCA ATTGGTATTGATGTAGAagagaagcaaagaaaaattaaaaacaatatcttaGCTTTTGCACGGCGGTATTTCTCTCTATATGAAGTGGAACACTTAAGTGCGATTTCTGACTCTGAAGTTCAGCGCCAGGAATTTGTAAAATTATGGATTCTCAAG GAGGCATATGTGAAAGCTTTGGGAAGAGGCTTCTCTGCTGCACCTTTCAAGACTTTCACAATTCACGAGAAGGATGCTACCAATTCTGGG GCATCTGAAGTAGTTGTGGAATCTTCCGACCACCCTGTGAGTCTCACAAACAACTGGCAATTTGGACTTTTTGAACTGGCCAGTTCTCATTATGCTGCCGTGTGCAtggaaaaagataaaacaagtGATGTTGCGATGAGGGTTCCAATGAGATTGACTGTAAGGAAAACCATTCCATTTGTCGAAGATATATGCATTTCTGGAACTGATGCAGTTGTACCTATTGCAGGCTTGATCAAACAAGTGTGA
- the LOC7465263 gene encoding uncharacterized protein LOC7465263 isoform X1: MELLSPCEKENVLSMRGDQLQKRALLARTLVRTPIARYQINNHVVDPRSLKFKKNIHGKPELVWESDDGQCPSPLHFNISHTSSLIACGVTVNSPIGIDVEEKQRKIKNNILAFARRYFSLYEVEHLSAISDSEVQRQEFVKLWILKEAYVKALGRGFSAAPFKTFTIHEKDATNSGASEVVVESSDHPVSLTNNWQFGLFELASSHYAAVCMEKDKTSDVAMRVPMRLTVRKTIPFVEDICISGTDAVVPIAGLIKQV, from the exons ATGGAACTTCTATCTCCATGTGAGAAAGAAAATGTTTTGTCTATGCGTGGAGACCAGCTCCAGAAAAGAGCCTTGCTTGCCCGTACTTTGGTTCGCACTCCTATTGCAAGAT ATCAGATAAACAATCATGTTGTTGATCCAAGATCTTTGAAGTTCAAGAAGAACATTCATGGAAAGCCTGAG CTAGTGTGGGAAAGTGATGATGGCCAGTGCCCTTCTCCATTACATTTCAATATCTCACATACATCATCTTTGATAGCTTGTGGAGTGACTGTGAATTCGCCA ATTGGTATTGATGTAGAagagaagcaaagaaaaattaaaaacaatatcttaGCTTTTGCACGGCGGTATTTCTCTCTATATGAAGTGGAACACTTAAGTGCGATTTCTGACTCTGAAGTTCAGCGCCAGGAATTTGTAAAATTATGGATTCTCAAG GAGGCATATGTGAAAGCTTTGGGAAGAGGCTTCTCTGCTGCACCTTTCAAGACTTTCACAATTCACGAGAAGGATGCTACCAATTCTGGG GCATCTGAAGTAGTTGTGGAATCTTCCGACCACCCTGTGAGTCTCACAAACAACTGGCAATTTGGACTTTTTGAACTGGCCAGTTCTCATTATGCTGCCGTGTGCAtggaaaaagataaaacaagtGATGTTGCGATGAGGGTTCCAATGAGATTGACTGTAAGGAAAACCATTCCATTTGTCGAAGATATATGCATTTCTGGAACTGATGCAGTTGTACCTATTGCAGGCTTGATCAAACAAGTGTGA
- the LOC7465263 gene encoding uncharacterized protein LOC7465263 isoform X3 gives MFCLCVETSSRKEPCLPVLWFALLLQDINNHVVDPRSLKFKKNIHGKPELVWESDDGQCPSPLHFNISHTSSLIACGVTVNSPIGIDVEEKQRKIKNNILAFARRYFSLYEVEHLSAISDSEVQRQEFVKLWILKEAYVKALGRGFSAAPFKTFTIHEKDATNSGASEVVVESSDHPVSLTNNWQFGLFELASSHYAAVCMEKDKTSDVAMRVPMRLTVRKTIPFVEDICISGTDAVVPIAGLIKQV, from the exons ATGTTTTGTCTATGCGTGGAGACCAGCTCCAGAAAAGAGCCTTGCTTGCCCGTACTTTGGTTCGCACTCCTATTGCAAGAT ATAAACAATCATGTTGTTGATCCAAGATCTTTGAAGTTCAAGAAGAACATTCATGGAAAGCCTGAG CTAGTGTGGGAAAGTGATGATGGCCAGTGCCCTTCTCCATTACATTTCAATATCTCACATACATCATCTTTGATAGCTTGTGGAGTGACTGTGAATTCGCCA ATTGGTATTGATGTAGAagagaagcaaagaaaaattaaaaacaatatcttaGCTTTTGCACGGCGGTATTTCTCTCTATATGAAGTGGAACACTTAAGTGCGATTTCTGACTCTGAAGTTCAGCGCCAGGAATTTGTAAAATTATGGATTCTCAAG GAGGCATATGTGAAAGCTTTGGGAAGAGGCTTCTCTGCTGCACCTTTCAAGACTTTCACAATTCACGAGAAGGATGCTACCAATTCTGGG GCATCTGAAGTAGTTGTGGAATCTTCCGACCACCCTGTGAGTCTCACAAACAACTGGCAATTTGGACTTTTTGAACTGGCCAGTTCTCATTATGCTGCCGTGTGCAtggaaaaagataaaacaagtGATGTTGCGATGAGGGTTCCAATGAGATTGACTGTAAGGAAAACCATTCCATTTGTCGAAGATATATGCATTTCTGGAACTGATGCAGTTGTACCTATTGCAGGCTTGATCAAACAAGTGTGA